A window of Pirellula sp. SH-Sr6A contains these coding sequences:
- a CDS encoding acyltransferase family protein: MIMASAGRVASIDIYRGMVMFLMLAEVLQLPKLRQVFNEDNAIGRIAEWIRFHTSHVAWAGCSLHDLIQPSFSFLVGTAMAYSLASRIARGDSRWQLFRHAVLRSVILVFLGIFLRSLGKPSTNFTFDDTLTQIGLGYWCLFLISLLSTRWVLLALAAILIGTWGIFVLYPAPSPDFPYSQVGVPDSWNEYYREGFAVHFNKNANAAWAFDRWWMNLFPREKPFEYSGGGYATLSFIPTLGTMVLGLLAGRLLQSPNPFARKNLVFACTGAGLMVAAWLLDWTSVCPIVKRIWTPAWTLWSGGICLLWLGVLHWIADQRGFQRWAFPLIVIGANSIVAYVLSWTLEKPTHDALLRHFGGWIRTFSESIQSILGAGQEQVPMIQELLLGGCTLTVFWLILYWLYTKKVFVRI, encoded by the coding sequence ATGATTATGGCATCGGCAGGCAGGGTGGCTTCGATCGACATCTACCGTGGAATGGTGATGTTCTTGATGCTGGCGGAAGTGCTTCAACTTCCCAAGCTGCGACAAGTCTTTAACGAGGACAACGCCATTGGCCGGATCGCGGAATGGATTCGCTTTCATACTTCGCACGTCGCTTGGGCGGGCTGCTCTCTTCATGATCTCATCCAGCCGAGCTTCTCGTTCCTGGTTGGAACGGCGATGGCGTATTCACTGGCTTCGCGCATCGCGAGAGGAGATTCTCGTTGGCAACTGTTTCGGCATGCCGTGCTTCGCAGCGTTATCCTTGTGTTTCTCGGCATCTTTCTTCGGAGCCTTGGCAAGCCGAGTACGAACTTCACGTTCGACGATACGCTCACTCAAATCGGGCTGGGATATTGGTGCCTTTTCTTGATCTCGCTATTGTCGACGCGTTGGGTCTTGCTCGCCCTCGCCGCCATTCTGATCGGCACTTGGGGAATCTTCGTTCTCTATCCGGCCCCGTCCCCTGATTTCCCCTACAGCCAGGTGGGTGTGCCGGATAGTTGGAATGAGTACTATCGCGAAGGGTTTGCCGTCCACTTCAACAAGAATGCAAATGCGGCATGGGCGTTCGATCGATGGTGGATGAATCTGTTCCCCCGTGAGAAGCCATTCGAGTACTCCGGAGGTGGATATGCGACGCTCAGTTTTATCCCGACTCTGGGAACCATGGTTCTCGGATTGCTCGCGGGTCGCCTCTTGCAATCACCCAATCCTTTTGCACGCAAGAATCTCGTCTTCGCCTGCACGGGCGCAGGATTGATGGTGGCAGCATGGCTGCTCGACTGGACCTCGGTCTGTCCTATCGTAAAACGTATTTGGACCCCGGCTTGGACACTCTGGAGCGGTGGAATCTGTTTGCTTTGGCTAGGCGTTCTGCACTGGATTGCGGATCAGCGGGGATTCCAGCGGTGGGCATTCCCCTTGATCGTGATCGGGGCTAACTCGATCGTCGCGTACGTGTTGTCGTGGACGCTGGAGAAGCCGACGCACGACGCGCTGCTGCGCCACTTCGGCGGTTGGATACGCACTTTTTCCGAATCCATTCAATCCATCCTCGGCGCCGGCCAAGAACAGGTTCCTATGATCCAGGAGCTGCTCTTGGGAGGCTGTACCCTGACGGTATTTTGGTTGATTCTTTATTGGCTCTACACCAAAAAAGTGTTTGTGAGGATTTGA
- a CDS encoding cryptochrome/deoxyribodipyrimidine photo-lyase family protein yields MYKPIVQLVWFKRDLRLSDHDPLASASQKGIVIPLFLFEPEFWSQPENSPEHFHFVRQSIFELRESLQKIGADLFVRTGEAIPVLNSLLEQVEIAKIWSHEETASMWTYRRDQSVAKWARNHNISWVEVPSNGVVRKLKSRDGWGRLWQTRMNADLISMPTRLIVPRPLDPGPIPKAKELFPLHATDASEAKQHLQQGGESAGQSYLSSFLTQRGAEYRSRMSSPLSAPNACSRLSPYIAWGCLSIRSVHRSVQSKRIELTEAKWVSKDPAAASWTQSLSSFTSRLSWHCHFIQKLEDEPEIEFRNICSVYDGLRENEFQQDRLEAWMAGRTGYPMIDACMRYLHRERWINFRMRAMLMSFAAYHLWLHWRSPALHLARLFLDFEPGIHYPQCQMQSGVTGINTFRIYSPTKQAMDQDPEGRFIRENIPELARVPKLFIHEPWKMALDDQVRYGCRIGVDYPAPIVEHASAVRFAKNRIYEVRQSEAAREMARQVYEKHGSRKHRDPIPGRPPSTKTSRSALDKTNRTANANRSNQQLFLPGLFDDTEPAPP; encoded by the coding sequence ATGTACAAGCCCATTGTCCAATTGGTTTGGTTCAAGCGAGATCTTCGGCTGTCCGACCATGACCCTCTTGCGAGCGCCTCGCAAAAAGGGATAGTCATTCCGCTGTTCCTGTTTGAGCCTGAGTTTTGGTCTCAACCAGAGAACTCTCCTGAACACTTCCACTTCGTACGGCAATCGATCTTCGAACTCCGCGAATCCCTGCAAAAGATCGGTGCAGATCTCTTTGTTCGTACCGGCGAAGCGATACCCGTTCTGAATTCGCTGTTGGAGCAAGTGGAGATTGCCAAAATCTGGAGCCATGAAGAAACGGCCAGCATGTGGACATACCGTCGCGACCAATCGGTGGCGAAATGGGCTCGCAATCACAATATCTCTTGGGTGGAAGTTCCTTCCAATGGCGTGGTTCGAAAGTTAAAAAGCCGCGATGGCTGGGGCCGCTTATGGCAAACGCGTATGAATGCGGACCTGATCAGCATGCCAACCCGTTTGATTGTCCCTCGTCCCCTCGATCCAGGCCCAATCCCCAAAGCGAAGGAGCTATTCCCGCTTCATGCGACGGACGCGTCGGAAGCAAAACAACATTTACAACAGGGAGGAGAATCCGCTGGGCAATCCTATTTGAGTAGCTTCCTCACCCAGCGCGGGGCCGAATATCGCAGCAGGATGTCGAGTCCGCTTTCTGCTCCCAACGCTTGCAGTCGGCTCAGTCCCTACATCGCTTGGGGGTGCCTGTCGATAAGGTCGGTGCATCGAAGTGTTCAATCAAAGAGAATCGAGCTGACGGAAGCCAAATGGGTCTCCAAGGACCCTGCTGCTGCATCATGGACGCAATCCCTCAGTTCCTTCACCTCACGATTATCCTGGCACTGCCACTTCATCCAAAAACTAGAAGATGAACCGGAGATCGAGTTTCGAAATATCTGCTCGGTTTATGACGGTCTTCGAGAGAACGAGTTCCAGCAGGATCGCTTGGAAGCGTGGATGGCGGGCCGCACCGGCTACCCTATGATCGATGCCTGCATGCGGTATTTGCATCGGGAACGTTGGATCAACTTTCGGATGCGAGCCATGCTGATGTCCTTTGCGGCCTACCATTTGTGGCTTCATTGGCGATCTCCCGCTTTGCATCTGGCAAGACTCTTTCTCGACTTCGAGCCGGGGATCCACTATCCCCAATGTCAGATGCAATCCGGAGTTACGGGGATCAATACGTTTCGAATTTACTCACCCACGAAGCAAGCGATGGATCAAGATCCCGAGGGACGTTTCATTCGTGAAAATATCCCGGAACTTGCGCGCGTGCCCAAGCTCTTCATTCATGAGCCTTGGAAAATGGCGTTGGATGACCAAGTCCGATATGGATGTCGTATTGGAGTCGACTATCCTGCCCCCATCGTCGAGCACGCATCCGCCGTCCGATTCGCGAAGAACCGCATCTACGAGGTCCGACAATCGGAAGCCGCTAGGGAAATGGCCCGCCAAGTCTACGAGAAACATGGGAGTAGGAAGCATCGCGATCCTATCCCGGGTCGGCCTCCGAGCACGAAGACTTCTCGGTCGGCTCTGGACAAAACTAATAGGACAGCGAATGCAAATCGATCGAACCAACAGCTGTTCCTCCCAGGCTTGTTCGACGACACCGAACCTGCGCCCCCATAA
- a CDS encoding DUF2256 domain-containing protein encodes MSKQPKRHKPSKSHLPTKICERCQRPFAWRKKWERDWEQVKYCSDACRTSTRPHPIASP; translated from the coding sequence ATGAGCAAACAGCCAAAGCGACATAAGCCAAGCAAGTCCCACTTGCCGACCAAGATTTGCGAACGTTGCCAACGCCCGTTCGCTTGGCGCAAGAAATGGGAGCGGGATTGGGAACAAGTCAAATACTGCTCCGACGCATGCCGAACGTCGACCCGTCCCCATCCCATCGCCTCTCCCTGA
- a CDS encoding PTS sugar transporter subunit IIA gives MASKDLDIAQLADYLHLTLTQVTKMAVRGKIPSRKVNGEWRFSESEIHHWLEDQIGVGDAEELERMEKVLQRNIDVTSDDRAMLADYMSPLAIEVPLPVRTKNSVIREMCSLAERSGLLWDAAAMVEAVAAREELHPTALENGVALLHPRRPQSSILAEPIVALGISPQPIPFGNTSGHLTDVFFLICSTDDRVHLRILARLARLVTDDVFLTMLRSATSPQEALDTIRSAELELEASGTRSADR, from the coding sequence ATGGCCAGCAAAGACTTAGACATCGCACAACTCGCCGACTACCTCCACTTGACGTTAACGCAAGTAACCAAGATGGCGGTCCGGGGCAAAATTCCGTCCCGAAAGGTGAATGGGGAGTGGCGTTTTTCAGAATCCGAAATCCACCATTGGCTCGAAGACCAGATTGGTGTCGGGGACGCCGAAGAGTTGGAGCGAATGGAAAAAGTACTGCAGCGGAACATCGACGTCACCTCCGATGATCGCGCGATGCTCGCGGATTACATGTCTCCGCTCGCCATTGAAGTTCCCTTGCCGGTCCGGACCAAAAACTCGGTGATCCGAGAGATGTGCTCCCTCGCCGAACGCTCCGGACTCCTTTGGGATGCCGCTGCCATGGTGGAGGCCGTAGCCGCCCGGGAGGAACTCCACCCCACGGCCCTCGAGAACGGAGTTGCACTTCTTCACCCCCGCAGACCGCAGTCGTCGATTCTGGCAGAGCCGATCGTCGCGCTGGGTATCTCTCCACAGCCAATCCCCTTTGGCAACACGTCCGGGCATCTCACCGATGTGTTTTTTCTGATTTGCTCCACCGATGATCGCGTCCATCTCCGCATCTTGGCCAGGCTCGCCCGCCTCGTTACGGACGATGTCTTTTTGACAATGCTCCGTTCCGCCACCAGCCCCCAGGAAGCTCTCGATACTATTCGATCCGCCGAATTGGAACTTGAGGCCTCCGGAACTCGATCCGCAGACCGTTAA
- a CDS encoding PSD1 and planctomycete cytochrome C domain-containing protein, giving the protein MSAFRILRVLSALLPILGGLSFATTSAMAWDDPSDAAAQQAKIDFFETKIRPVLVEHCYECHSAASGDPGGEFRLDSAELLKKGGTSGASLQLDAPEKSLLLKALSYDDNALQMPPTGKLPENVLADFRTWVEQGAVDPRKESDAAPAAPSKVELAAQHWAFQNLNPAVHKNQSIDAILARSQSEKKIQPNGTATKRELIRRLYNDLWGLAPTYEELAVWESQPIENYESWVDQLLDSPHFGERMARRWMDVARYADNKGYVFQEDREYAHAWRYREWLIRAFNEDLPYDQFTQYQLAADRLDPGPHNRNLDAMGFLTLGRRFLNNENDIADDRIDLVTRGFLGLSVACARCHDHKFDPISMADYYSLHSMFVSSKEPKDAPGPLRMVDADKIRPAVIFKRGQPGARGDQVPRKFIEFMSSVTRPMETGSGRLDMAQAITDPKNPLTPRVITNRIWGWMMGTPLVDTPSDFGLRSEAPVQLELLNFLSAEFMADGQSIKRLIKRMVLSEAYRRSSAHDPEKHLQDPENRYWWRGVRKRLDFETLRDSVLVGTQQLDDRVGGKSVKMINRPFSRRRTVYAYIDRQNLEGLFRAFDFASPDSHAPLRFATTVPQQALFMMNSGMIDHYSRLFAEKLYLSEEGRDTAWAIEQMFKSILKRSPSDREFEQFTEYLRVIGEPPKPTDEGAEAKAPESQKSDVNSSGNTTPKVGIDEYAQLIQILLCTNEFCFVD; this is encoded by the coding sequence ATGTCAGCATTTCGCATCCTTCGCGTCCTCTCGGCATTGCTCCCCATTTTGGGGGGGCTTTCGTTTGCCACAACCTCTGCCATGGCTTGGGACGACCCCTCCGATGCAGCCGCTCAGCAGGCCAAAATCGATTTCTTTGAGACGAAAATACGACCCGTCCTGGTCGAGCATTGCTACGAATGCCACTCTGCCGCGTCCGGCGACCCGGGGGGCGAATTCCGCCTCGACTCGGCCGAGCTCCTGAAAAAAGGAGGGACAAGCGGTGCGTCATTGCAGCTCGATGCACCGGAGAAGAGCCTTCTACTGAAAGCCCTTTCCTACGACGACAATGCGCTGCAGATGCCCCCCACGGGGAAGCTTCCTGAAAACGTCCTCGCAGATTTTCGAACATGGGTGGAACAGGGAGCGGTGGATCCTCGCAAGGAGTCCGACGCAGCCCCGGCCGCACCCTCCAAAGTGGAGCTGGCCGCCCAGCATTGGGCCTTTCAAAACCTCAACCCCGCCGTGCACAAGAATCAGTCTATCGACGCCATCCTCGCTCGCTCCCAATCGGAAAAGAAGATTCAGCCCAACGGAACCGCAACCAAACGGGAATTGATTCGGAGGCTCTACAACGACTTGTGGGGGTTAGCACCTACCTACGAAGAGTTGGCGGTCTGGGAATCCCAGCCGATCGAAAACTACGAGTCTTGGGTCGACCAACTGCTCGACTCTCCACACTTCGGCGAGCGAATGGCTCGGCGATGGATGGACGTCGCGCGATACGCCGACAACAAGGGGTATGTGTTTCAAGAAGATCGAGAATACGCCCACGCCTGGCGGTATCGCGAATGGCTGATCCGGGCCTTCAACGAAGACCTTCCCTATGACCAGTTCACCCAATATCAACTAGCTGCCGATCGATTGGATCCGGGCCCCCACAATCGGAACTTGGACGCCATGGGGTTCCTCACCCTCGGCCGCCGCTTCCTCAATAATGAGAATGATATTGCAGACGATCGAATCGATTTGGTCACCCGCGGATTCCTTGGGCTGTCCGTCGCATGCGCCCGATGCCATGACCACAAGTTCGATCCGATCTCTATGGCCGATTACTACTCGCTTCACTCCATGTTCGTCAGCAGCAAAGAACCAAAAGATGCACCTGGGCCTCTGCGGATGGTCGATGCCGACAAGATCCGACCCGCGGTGATCTTCAAACGGGGACAACCCGGTGCACGAGGAGATCAAGTTCCCCGGAAGTTCATCGAGTTTATGTCGTCTGTCACCAGGCCGATGGAAACGGGAAGCGGGCGTTTGGACATGGCCCAAGCCATAACGGATCCCAAGAATCCTCTTACTCCCCGTGTGATCACCAATCGCATTTGGGGCTGGATGATGGGAACACCGTTGGTCGACACCCCCAGCGATTTCGGTCTTCGATCCGAAGCTCCCGTGCAATTGGAACTGCTCAACTTCCTTTCGGCCGAATTCATGGCGGATGGCCAAAGCATCAAACGACTGATCAAACGGATGGTTCTCTCAGAAGCGTACCGACGCTCCAGTGCCCACGATCCGGAGAAGCATTTGCAAGACCCGGAGAACCGATATTGGTGGCGGGGAGTTCGGAAACGACTCGACTTCGAAACCCTTCGCGATTCCGTTTTGGTCGGAACCCAACAATTGGACGATCGAGTGGGTGGCAAGAGTGTCAAAATGATCAATCGTCCCTTTTCCAGACGACGAACGGTCTACGCTTATATCGATCGACAAAACCTGGAGGGACTGTTCCGGGCCTTTGACTTTGCGTCACCAGATTCCCACGCTCCTCTTCGATTCGCGACCACCGTGCCCCAGCAAGCGCTCTTCATGATGAACAGCGGCATGATCGACCACTACAGCAGACTGTTCGCAGAAAAGCTTTATCTCTCCGAGGAAGGAAGGGACACTGCGTGGGCCATCGAGCAAATGTTCAAGTCCATTCTCAAGCGTTCCCCCTCCGATCGCGAATTCGAGCAGTTCACCGAATATTTGAGAGTCATCGGCGAGCCTCCCAAACCCACGGACGAAGGCGCGGAGGCTAAGGCACCGGAGAGCCAGAAGTCCGACGTAAACTCCAGCGGAAATACGACACCAAAGGTCGGAATCGACGAGTACGCGCAGCTCATTCAAATCCTCTTGTGTACGAATGAATTCTGCTTCGTCGATTAA
- a CDS encoding sugar phosphate isomerase/epimerase family protein, translated as MNFRTLNPSCESQMSRRSWLRGSGALALGAGLGSSLLIDQLLHPRNALGSAASKVPFQLGLQLYSLRSFPVDVALQHAKDLGFAQVEFYSGMFPLNATQEQIDALVGKVKSLGLTISAHGVNGFGGDAAANRKVFEFAKKAGIRTLSADPSPEAFPSLDELVKEFDIRIAIHNHGPSHRYNKAVDVLRAVEKWDPRIGACADLGHYIRSGERPTDVIRTLQGRLYGIHLKDFAEMQEKAKGVILGKGHLQCSEVFDAMVRANFPADGALSLEYEENPKDPIADIRECVAIAKKAMEEVKG; from the coding sequence ATGAATTTCCGCACATTGAATCCTTCCTGCGAATCCCAAATGTCCCGCCGAAGCTGGTTGCGGGGGAGCGGCGCTTTGGCTCTCGGCGCGGGTCTTGGCTCTAGCTTGCTTATAGACCAGTTGTTACACCCCCGGAACGCCTTGGGTTCAGCAGCCTCCAAAGTCCCTTTTCAGTTAGGGCTCCAACTCTACTCGCTCCGTTCGTTTCCCGTCGATGTCGCGCTTCAGCACGCCAAGGATTTGGGGTTCGCACAGGTCGAGTTCTATAGCGGCATGTTTCCTTTGAATGCGACCCAAGAGCAGATCGACGCATTGGTTGGAAAGGTCAAGTCGTTGGGACTGACGATTTCCGCGCATGGCGTCAACGGTTTTGGTGGAGACGCAGCAGCCAATCGCAAAGTCTTTGAATTTGCCAAGAAAGCAGGAATTCGAACCCTCTCGGCGGACCCATCGCCCGAAGCGTTTCCAAGCTTGGATGAACTGGTGAAGGAGTTTGATATTCGGATCGCTATTCACAACCACGGACCATCGCACCGTTACAACAAGGCGGTCGACGTTTTGCGAGCCGTCGAGAAATGGGATCCTCGCATCGGGGCTTGCGCCGACCTTGGCCACTACATCCGCTCGGGAGAACGCCCAACCGACGTGATTCGCACTTTGCAAGGCCGGTTGTACGGAATCCACCTCAAGGACTTTGCCGAGATGCAGGAAAAGGCAAAGGGAGTAATCCTGGGCAAGGGACATCTTCAGTGCAGCGAAGTGTTCGACGCGATGGTCCGTGCGAATTTCCCTGCCGATGGAGCACTGTCGCTTGAGTATGAAGAGAATCCGAAGGATCCGATCGCGGATATTCGCGAATGCGTCGCCATTGCGAAGAAGGCAATGGAAGAGGTGAAAGGTTAG
- a CDS encoding response regulator, with protein MAVSNASQIDRPVNWAAPTVIWAAPTGSYWDWIRNHIQLPNVRDLDAMAIGNPPQDVLEQTTAPIWIQGIEGRYEADWQTWLATFRMPAPQAAPAKKGSRSAKANRTSKKDLAISPDSPPVRRPNIELAVVLGEAWTGHRRTFPLPDSFVPFYWYELYDRLLPWLSRLTLSTQPGADARGSSHPTGVTHTDVSRLAPRVIDWIARSQQADQIATSLIDRVGGTPTPPFVLVVAESSATTQMWHSLLEQWGMPFLIARPTELRIQTTPDVVVLDLDIPPRASFLASNPSGLPVTPEPKPVALEVVTRLRRRFPEAMLAVFDPFPRWQDWHQLQRHGADAIFPKPFSTFGVRWCIRRWIEQGIAGTIVPGGV; from the coding sequence ATGGCCGTATCGAACGCATCGCAAATCGATCGCCCTGTCAATTGGGCTGCACCAACCGTCATTTGGGCTGCACCAACCGGCTCCTACTGGGATTGGATCCGAAACCATATCCAGCTCCCAAATGTTCGCGATCTTGACGCGATGGCGATTGGGAATCCGCCACAGGATGTCTTGGAACAAACGACTGCACCGATCTGGATACAAGGAATCGAGGGGCGCTACGAGGCGGATTGGCAAACTTGGCTAGCGACCTTCCGAATGCCCGCCCCTCAGGCCGCTCCTGCGAAGAAGGGAAGTCGCTCGGCAAAAGCGAACAGAACGTCGAAGAAAGACCTGGCGATCAGCCCGGATAGCCCCCCTGTTCGCCGCCCCAATATCGAGCTGGCGGTCGTTCTCGGCGAAGCGTGGACAGGGCATCGCCGCACGTTCCCCCTTCCCGACAGTTTCGTTCCCTTTTACTGGTACGAACTCTACGACCGACTCTTGCCATGGCTGTCCCGATTGACTCTTTCAACCCAACCGGGCGCTGATGCGAGGGGCTCCAGTCACCCGACAGGCGTCACGCATACGGATGTTTCACGTCTAGCTCCCCGGGTAATCGACTGGATCGCTCGCTCCCAGCAGGCCGACCAGATCGCAACGTCCCTCATCGATCGAGTAGGAGGCACCCCAACCCCTCCATTTGTTCTGGTCGTCGCCGAATCCTCTGCTACCACGCAGATGTGGCACTCGCTTCTCGAACAATGGGGAATGCCCTTCCTAATTGCCCGACCGACGGAGCTCCGCATCCAAACGACCCCAGACGTTGTCGTGCTCGATCTCGATATTCCCCCTCGAGCCTCATTCTTGGCGTCGAACCCCTCCGGTTTGCCGGTCACACCGGAGCCAAAACCGGTGGCACTCGAGGTGGTAACTCGTCTTCGTCGCCGTTTTCCCGAAGCGATGCTGGCCGTTTTTGACCCGTTCCCCCGCTGGCAAGACTGGCATCAACTGCAAAGGCACGGTGCCGATGCGATTTTTCCCAAGCCGTTTTCGACGTTCGGAGTGCGCTGGTGTATCCGCCGTTGGATCGAACAAGGAATCGCGGGTACAATAGTGCCAGGCGGCGTGTGA